The Coregonus clupeaformis isolate EN_2021a chromosome 13, ASM2061545v1, whole genome shotgun sequence genome includes a region encoding these proteins:
- the aspa gene encoding aspartoacylase, with protein MTSSTNVSCFHEARRVAIFGGTHGNEMSGVTLVNLWIQNGKEIQRKGVETKPFITNPRAVEKCTRYVDTDLNRAFTTENLSAPSGDDLPYEVQRAQQINEIFGPKGSPEAYDVIFDLHNTTSNMGCTLILESSKDHFNLQMMHYIKKAIAPDSCPVLLTEHPLLKYSTSRSVAKHPIGLEVGPQPQGVLRSNIFESMRVVLKHALDFIELFNEGLEFPPCTVDVFRVSEKIDYPRDTNGNIIAMVHPNLQDCDWEPLNPGDPMFQMFDGTTLRYEGAGTVYPSFINEAAYYEKQQAFVTTRRETLAAGAIKKA; from the exons ATGACTTCAAGTACCAATGTCTCTTGTTTTCACGAGGCTAGAAGAGTTGCTATTTTTGGAGGCACGCACGGCAATGAAATGTCAGGCGTAACGCTTGTAAATCTGTGGATACAGAATGGAAAAGAGATCCAAAGAAAGGGAGTTGAGACGAAACCCTTCATAACGAACCCAAGAGCCGTGGAGAAATGCACTAGATATGTGGACACAGATCTTAACAGAGCGTTCACGACAGAGAATCTCAG CGCCCCTAGTGGAGATGACCTGCCCTACGAGGTCCAGAGGGCCCAGCAGATCAATGAGATATTTGGACCTAAGGGAAGCCCTGAGGCCTACGACGTCATCTTCGACCTCCACAACACCACCTCCAACATGGGTTGTACGCTCATACTGGAGAGCTCCAAGGACCACTTCAACCTCCAGATGATGCATTACATCAAG AAAGCCATAGCTCCAGACAGTTGTCCAGTTCTGCTGACTGAACACCCGCTACTCAAGTATTCAACTTCACGCTCTGTGGCCAAGCACCCCATCG GTCTAGAGGTTGGCCCACAACCTCAGGGGGTTTTGAGGAGCAACATCTTTGAGTCTATGAGGGTGGTACTGAAACATGCCCTGGACTTCATTGAGCTCTTCAACGAAG GCTTGGAGTTTCCCCCTTGTACAGTGGATGTGTTCAGAGTTTCAGAGAAGATTGACTACCCCAGAGACACCAATGGCAACATCATTGCCATGGTGCATCCCAATCTACAG GACTGTGACTGGGAGCCGCTGAACCCTGGTGACCCTATGTTCCAAATGTTTGACGGGACAACCCTCCGCTACGAAGGTGCTGGCACCGTCTATCCCAGTTTTATTAACGAAGCTGCTTATTATGAGAAGCAGCAGGCGTTTGTAACTACCAGACGAGAGACCTTAGCAGCTGGTGCTATCAAAAAAGCATAG
- the LOC121579449 gene encoding uncharacterized protein LOC121579449 isoform X1, translated as MASVSDLHARRDEKNNTRTLFNSEGVYEAAEDNSSQIILETPDPDIVKTISHYFEAALSGQKYVVSHPVTDHGTESSADSSDSGDSLFITQVPVSEVVRSVRRCHSKERSEFTCTIESGEEDGPATPQRKQQVSPAMKHHKRKAEKHGLKKYSFPFLGSIYRSKHLSSRERAYRNTHLPLLKSVTFASKAIGGFFRCVKTLKKFSKGKVTLASALPNRYLDEEGELSPLSEQEEESKGSDDDIRVVENELLTPFLKKKKRQTWRHPLSEAEKQCRKFSSVSKYFTTKTKKQSTKKTQHLPHVKQTLSLVSKMIKDTTSKRSVAGSRRIIPEKCNMAEEETNPESVNCVRRCSSGRSLVRNETDAEEPGIQLADNTDGQEENDNMDISLTEWKTMLNIGFVSEEGERSRIDQAVDIMSSPINEVQESEGSCLERTQVNRAMTSSVTGPCPDRDHQNQTRETEADPGIKGHNPPSTDLELTNDCTNVDAGGDDEQKGKKRKKKNRKRERGDDESIEDRVGQNHSQEAPDDQELVTCVSTGTIQGGEATEITQDNKAEHSVSGEMIMPRKKKRKKERRESPCQADTDIGLRQEENAKLSSHAGGGAIVQTDDIELKKIKKKDKNSTAHAIPEEGPEKEHFQNLSLESQLDEVIGPQKGTNISTLPQDTDTNLQVNTTEIRQKTIECSIVQLTEFVAQRKKYKTMAPIENSLARSDGTVSFRKKKKAKKDWDSFCSNEMAGNDTEIPLSTSTLSQSGEIDTLEKKKHKRDKKQNSDTHEDSETRPKENVKTHERSEDMFTEKKRKKKKRRRSSTDEGAIVQQQEDNTPKFHVTLKSSVSESIDTVPPRKKEKKDKDRDLVTPLSAEESHQKDNIPPETDEITSPRKLKKKKRDGSKDTCSVIHKDTAAPLEKESIGISLEGCESFALTPDYMVSQRKTKKNKNSLTQHDPEERLKNDATKISQRMSAAVKNSRPEEKKEIVTTEVRLEAESAFISSKRKRKKTKRRKSTDNEAPEVGHQDNDNTAILIETTQSSITQYTETESQKKKKKKKKKNRKTNKESVAPEGTD; from the exons ATGGCTTCTGTCAGTGACCTGCATGCACGACGAGATGAAAAGAATAATACACGCACTCTGTTTAACTCAGAAGGCGTTTATGAAGCAGCAGAAGATAATTCATCCCAGATCATTCTGGAGACCCCAGATCCTGATATCGTCAAAACAATTTCACATTATTTCGAGGCTGCTCTCAGTGGGCAGAAATATGTGGTATCCCACCCCGTCACAGACCATGGTACTGAGTCTTCAGCAGACAG CAGTGATTCAGGGGACAGCCTGTTCATAACTCAAGTGCCAGTGTCTGAGGTGGTGAGGTCTGTGAGAAGATGTCACTCAAAGGAGAGGTCAGAGTTCACATGTACCATAGAATCAGGGGAGGAAGATGGACCTGCCACTCCCCAAAGGAAGCAGCAGGTCTCACCTGCAATGAAACATCACAAGAGGAAAGCAGAGAAGCATGGCCTGAAAAAGTACTCCTTTCCCTTCCTGGGGAGCATTTACAGAAGTAAACACCTATCTAGTAGAGAAAGGGCTTACAGAAACACACACCTACCACTATTAAAGAGTGTGACCTTCGCG AGTAAGGCAATTGGAGGCTTTTTTAGATGTGTCAAAACACTGAAGAAGTTCTCTAAAGGAAAAGTGACTTTAGCCTCAGCTTTACCAAATAGATATCTGGATGAGGAAGGTGAACTATCTCCACTGTCAGA acaggaggaggaatcTAAAGGTAGTGATGATGACATCAGAGTGGTG GAAAATGAACTTTTAACGCCATTTCTGAAAAAGAAAAAAAGGCAAACTTGGCGTCATCCATTATCTGAAGCTGAAAAGCAATGCAGAAAGTTTTCATCTGTAAGCAAATACTTCACCACCAAGACAAAGAAACAGAGCACAAAGAAAACACAACACCTCCCTCATGTCAAACAAACTCTTTCCTTGGTTTCCAAAATGATTAAAGACACAACATCAAAGCGGAGTGTTGCTGGATCACGGCGAATCATACCTGAGAAATGTAACATGGCAGAAGAGGAGACTAACCCAGAGTCAGTCAATTGCGTTAGGAGATGTTCATCTGGTAGGAGTTTGGTCCGCAATGAAACTGATGCAGAAGAACCTGGGATACAATTAGCTGACAATACAGATGGACAGGAAGAGAACGACAACATGGACATTTCATTGACAGAATGGAAGACAATGCTGAATATCGGATTTGTCagtgaggaaggagagaggagtagaatAGACCAGGCAGTGGACATAATGAGTTCACCAATTAATGAAGTGCAGGAAAGTGAAGGAAGCTGTTTGGAGAGGACCCAAGTGAACAGAGCCATGACCTCCAGTGTGACTGGACCTTGCCCTGATCGTGACCATCAGAACCAGACAAGAGAAACAGAGGCTGATCCTGGAATTAAAGGTCACAACCCCCCTTCAACAGATCTAGAGCTCACAAATGACTGTACAAATGTTGATGCTGGGGGAGACGATGAACAGAagggaaagaagaggaagaaaaagaacaggaaaagagagagaggagatgatgaAAGTATAGAGGACCGAGTTGGGCAGAATCATAGCCAAGAGGCTCCAGATGATCAGGAACTAGTCACCTGTGTGAGTACAGGCACCATACAGGGAGGAGAGGCTACTGAGATAACCCAGGATAACAAGGCAGAGCATTCCGTGTCTGGTGAAATGATTATGCCACGTAAAAAGAAGAGaaaaaaggagaggagggagtcACCATGCCAGGCTGATACAGATATAGGGCTAAGACAGGAAGAGAACGCCAAGCTATCATCCCATGCTGGAGGTGGTGCTATAGTTCAGACTGATGACATAGAActgaagaaaataaagaaaaaggatAAGAATTCCACAGCACATGCCATCCCGGAGGAAGGACCAGAAAAAGAACATTTTCAGAACTTGAGTTTAGAATCACAGTTAGATGAGGTAATAGGACCCCAAAAGGGAACAAACATTTCAACCCTCCCTCAAGATACTGACACAAACCTACAGGTAAACACTACTGAGATAAGACAGAAAACAATTGAGTGCTCTATAGTCCAACTTACTGAATTTGTAGCCCAGAGAAAGAAGTATAAAACCATGGCACCTATAGAGAATTCTTTGGCACGGAGTGATGGCACAGTTTCTTTTAGGAAGAAGAAAAAGGCAAAGAAAGATTGGGATTCCTTCTGCAGCAATGAAATGGCTGGGAATGATACTGAAATTCCTCTGTCTACAAGTACTTTATCTCAATCTGGTGAAATCGATACACTGGAGAAGAAAAAACACAAACGAGATAAGAAACAGAATTCTGACACACATGAAGATTCTGAGACCAGACCCAAAGAGAATGTTAAGACCCATGAGCGGTCTGAAGACATGTTCACGGAGAAGAAGAggaaaaagaagaagaggaggagatctTCAACTGACGAGGGCGCCATTGTTCAACAACAAGAGGATAATACTCCAAAATTCCATGTCACCCTCAAGAGTTCTGTGTCTGAATCCATTGACACTGTGCCACCaagaaagaaggagaagaaagaTAAAGATAGGGATTTAGTAACTCCTTTGAGCGCAGAGGAGAGCCATCAAAAGGACAACATACCACCTGAAACAGATGAGATCACTAGCCCAAGAAAGCTGAAGAAAAAAAAGCGAGATGGGTCTAAAGACACTTGTTCTGTCATACACAAGGATACAGCAGCTCCACTGGAAAAAGAGAGTATTGGCATATCTTTGGAGGGATGTGAGAGTTTTGCTTTGACACCAGATTACATGGTTTCTCAGAGAAAAACAAAGAAAAATAAGAATTCCCTCACCCAACATGATCCTGAGGAAAGACTGAAAAATGATGCAACTAAAATATCTCAGAGGATGAGCGCAGCTGTTAAAAATTCTAGACCGGAAGAGAAAAAAGAGATAGTTACAACTGAAGTGAGACTTGAAGCTGAAAGTGCCTTTATATCCTCCAAGAGGAAGAGGAAAAAGACAAAGAGGAGGAAATCCACTGATAACGAAGCACCAGAGGTAGGACATCAAGATAATGATAACACTGCAATATTAATTGAAACGACTCAGAGTTCTATCACCCAATACACAGAAACAGAGTcacagaaaaagaagaagaagaagaagaagaaaaatagaaaaactaACAAGGAATCAGTTGCCCCGGAGGGCACAGATTGA
- the LOC121579449 gene encoding uncharacterized protein LOC121579449 isoform X2: protein MASVSDLHARRDEKNNTRTLFNSEGVYEAAEDNSSQIILETPDPDIVKTISHYFEAALSGQKYVVSHPVTDHGTESSADSDSGDSLFITQVPVSEVVRSVRRCHSKERSEFTCTIESGEEDGPATPQRKQQVSPAMKHHKRKAEKHGLKKYSFPFLGSIYRSKHLSSRERAYRNTHLPLLKSVTFASKAIGGFFRCVKTLKKFSKGKVTLASALPNRYLDEEGELSPLSEQEEESKGSDDDIRVVENELLTPFLKKKKRQTWRHPLSEAEKQCRKFSSVSKYFTTKTKKQSTKKTQHLPHVKQTLSLVSKMIKDTTSKRSVAGSRRIIPEKCNMAEEETNPESVNCVRRCSSGRSLVRNETDAEEPGIQLADNTDGQEENDNMDISLTEWKTMLNIGFVSEEGERSRIDQAVDIMSSPINEVQESEGSCLERTQVNRAMTSSVTGPCPDRDHQNQTRETEADPGIKGHNPPSTDLELTNDCTNVDAGGDDEQKGKKRKKKNRKRERGDDESIEDRVGQNHSQEAPDDQELVTCVSTGTIQGGEATEITQDNKAEHSVSGEMIMPRKKKRKKERRESPCQADTDIGLRQEENAKLSSHAGGGAIVQTDDIELKKIKKKDKNSTAHAIPEEGPEKEHFQNLSLESQLDEVIGPQKGTNISTLPQDTDTNLQVNTTEIRQKTIECSIVQLTEFVAQRKKYKTMAPIENSLARSDGTVSFRKKKKAKKDWDSFCSNEMAGNDTEIPLSTSTLSQSGEIDTLEKKKHKRDKKQNSDTHEDSETRPKENVKTHERSEDMFTEKKRKKKKRRRSSTDEGAIVQQQEDNTPKFHVTLKSSVSESIDTVPPRKKEKKDKDRDLVTPLSAEESHQKDNIPPETDEITSPRKLKKKKRDGSKDTCSVIHKDTAAPLEKESIGISLEGCESFALTPDYMVSQRKTKKNKNSLTQHDPEERLKNDATKISQRMSAAVKNSRPEEKKEIVTTEVRLEAESAFISSKRKRKKTKRRKSTDNEAPEVGHQDNDNTAILIETTQSSITQYTETESQKKKKKKKKKNRKTNKESVAPEGTD, encoded by the exons ATGGCTTCTGTCAGTGACCTGCATGCACGACGAGATGAAAAGAATAATACACGCACTCTGTTTAACTCAGAAGGCGTTTATGAAGCAGCAGAAGATAATTCATCCCAGATCATTCTGGAGACCCCAGATCCTGATATCGTCAAAACAATTTCACATTATTTCGAGGCTGCTCTCAGTGGGCAGAAATATGTGGTATCCCACCCCGTCACAGACCATGGTACTGAGTCTTCAGCAGACAG TGATTCAGGGGACAGCCTGTTCATAACTCAAGTGCCAGTGTCTGAGGTGGTGAGGTCTGTGAGAAGATGTCACTCAAAGGAGAGGTCAGAGTTCACATGTACCATAGAATCAGGGGAGGAAGATGGACCTGCCACTCCCCAAAGGAAGCAGCAGGTCTCACCTGCAATGAAACATCACAAGAGGAAAGCAGAGAAGCATGGCCTGAAAAAGTACTCCTTTCCCTTCCTGGGGAGCATTTACAGAAGTAAACACCTATCTAGTAGAGAAAGGGCTTACAGAAACACACACCTACCACTATTAAAGAGTGTGACCTTCGCG AGTAAGGCAATTGGAGGCTTTTTTAGATGTGTCAAAACACTGAAGAAGTTCTCTAAAGGAAAAGTGACTTTAGCCTCAGCTTTACCAAATAGATATCTGGATGAGGAAGGTGAACTATCTCCACTGTCAGA acaggaggaggaatcTAAAGGTAGTGATGATGACATCAGAGTGGTG GAAAATGAACTTTTAACGCCATTTCTGAAAAAGAAAAAAAGGCAAACTTGGCGTCATCCATTATCTGAAGCTGAAAAGCAATGCAGAAAGTTTTCATCTGTAAGCAAATACTTCACCACCAAGACAAAGAAACAGAGCACAAAGAAAACACAACACCTCCCTCATGTCAAACAAACTCTTTCCTTGGTTTCCAAAATGATTAAAGACACAACATCAAAGCGGAGTGTTGCTGGATCACGGCGAATCATACCTGAGAAATGTAACATGGCAGAAGAGGAGACTAACCCAGAGTCAGTCAATTGCGTTAGGAGATGTTCATCTGGTAGGAGTTTGGTCCGCAATGAAACTGATGCAGAAGAACCTGGGATACAATTAGCTGACAATACAGATGGACAGGAAGAGAACGACAACATGGACATTTCATTGACAGAATGGAAGACAATGCTGAATATCGGATTTGTCagtgaggaaggagagaggagtagaatAGACCAGGCAGTGGACATAATGAGTTCACCAATTAATGAAGTGCAGGAAAGTGAAGGAAGCTGTTTGGAGAGGACCCAAGTGAACAGAGCCATGACCTCCAGTGTGACTGGACCTTGCCCTGATCGTGACCATCAGAACCAGACAAGAGAAACAGAGGCTGATCCTGGAATTAAAGGTCACAACCCCCCTTCAACAGATCTAGAGCTCACAAATGACTGTACAAATGTTGATGCTGGGGGAGACGATGAACAGAagggaaagaagaggaagaaaaagaacaggaaaagagagagaggagatgatgaAAGTATAGAGGACCGAGTTGGGCAGAATCATAGCCAAGAGGCTCCAGATGATCAGGAACTAGTCACCTGTGTGAGTACAGGCACCATACAGGGAGGAGAGGCTACTGAGATAACCCAGGATAACAAGGCAGAGCATTCCGTGTCTGGTGAAATGATTATGCCACGTAAAAAGAAGAGaaaaaaggagaggagggagtcACCATGCCAGGCTGATACAGATATAGGGCTAAGACAGGAAGAGAACGCCAAGCTATCATCCCATGCTGGAGGTGGTGCTATAGTTCAGACTGATGACATAGAActgaagaaaataaagaaaaaggatAAGAATTCCACAGCACATGCCATCCCGGAGGAAGGACCAGAAAAAGAACATTTTCAGAACTTGAGTTTAGAATCACAGTTAGATGAGGTAATAGGACCCCAAAAGGGAACAAACATTTCAACCCTCCCTCAAGATACTGACACAAACCTACAGGTAAACACTACTGAGATAAGACAGAAAACAATTGAGTGCTCTATAGTCCAACTTACTGAATTTGTAGCCCAGAGAAAGAAGTATAAAACCATGGCACCTATAGAGAATTCTTTGGCACGGAGTGATGGCACAGTTTCTTTTAGGAAGAAGAAAAAGGCAAAGAAAGATTGGGATTCCTTCTGCAGCAATGAAATGGCTGGGAATGATACTGAAATTCCTCTGTCTACAAGTACTTTATCTCAATCTGGTGAAATCGATACACTGGAGAAGAAAAAACACAAACGAGATAAGAAACAGAATTCTGACACACATGAAGATTCTGAGACCAGACCCAAAGAGAATGTTAAGACCCATGAGCGGTCTGAAGACATGTTCACGGAGAAGAAGAggaaaaagaagaagaggaggagatctTCAACTGACGAGGGCGCCATTGTTCAACAACAAGAGGATAATACTCCAAAATTCCATGTCACCCTCAAGAGTTCTGTGTCTGAATCCATTGACACTGTGCCACCaagaaagaaggagaagaaagaTAAAGATAGGGATTTAGTAACTCCTTTGAGCGCAGAGGAGAGCCATCAAAAGGACAACATACCACCTGAAACAGATGAGATCACTAGCCCAAGAAAGCTGAAGAAAAAAAAGCGAGATGGGTCTAAAGACACTTGTTCTGTCATACACAAGGATACAGCAGCTCCACTGGAAAAAGAGAGTATTGGCATATCTTTGGAGGGATGTGAGAGTTTTGCTTTGACACCAGATTACATGGTTTCTCAGAGAAAAACAAAGAAAAATAAGAATTCCCTCACCCAACATGATCCTGAGGAAAGACTGAAAAATGATGCAACTAAAATATCTCAGAGGATGAGCGCAGCTGTTAAAAATTCTAGACCGGAAGAGAAAAAAGAGATAGTTACAACTGAAGTGAGACTTGAAGCTGAAAGTGCCTTTATATCCTCCAAGAGGAAGAGGAAAAAGACAAAGAGGAGGAAATCCACTGATAACGAAGCACCAGAGGTAGGACATCAAGATAATGATAACACTGCAATATTAATTGAAACGACTCAGAGTTCTATCACCCAATACACAGAAACAGAGTcacagaaaaagaagaagaagaagaagaagaaaaatagaaaaactaACAAGGAATCAGTTGCCCCGGAGGGCACAGATTGA